The genomic stretch GCAGAAATGGCCTCCGAGCTTAAATACCGCTTCGTACCCGTAGATTGGCGCCTCGACTATGCCACACAAAGCATTGCCGACAAGGAATACCCATCATCCGTAAAAGAAAAAAGCGATCCCCTTCTTAACAAGGTTCAGTTAATACTAAAAGAGCCCTCACCTTCGTTATACGATAAAATACATAGTAAGGAAACCTTGTCTATACTAGATTCACTATACGAAAACATAATTGGAGTAAACGCCCTTGCCGAAATTGCTTGCGGGAGCTGGCACGAACGAAACCGTCGCGCGGTAGAGAATGGCCTAAAGGCAGCCCCAAATGCCCAAACAATTGTATTTGTCTTTGGAGTCGACCATCTACCTCAGCTACAGCGGCAGCTAAAGGCTGCCGGTATTGATGCACAAGTAGCCCCGCGAATGTTTACCCCAAGCCTCAACCCTAAGCTACCCAAATCCGTTCTGGAAAGATGGAAGCGCAATCGCGATAACCTAATCTCTATCCGCGATAAAAAGATGGAGATATCGTACGACAACTACCTAAAAGTCATAGATAGCCGACGCATAGAAAATCTTGAGGAGGCAATTCAGAAATCGCTATAGCCATATTTTGACTGTAGCCTCAGCCGACACTAACTACCACAAAATAGCAACATGAAAGAACTAACATCTCTTGAAAACCTGAGCTTTGATACTCTTTACAGCTCGTTCAGCAAAGCTTTTAGCGACTACGAAATACAAGTTTCCGAGCAGGAGCTGCGCATTATGCTAAGCCGACGGGGTTTTGTCCCCTCCCTTTCGTTTGGGCTCTTCGATAATGAGGAGCTCGTTGCATTCACCCTAAATGGGATAGGCCAATTTAACGGAAAGAAAACCGCCTACGATACTGGTACCGGCACCTTAAAGGAATATAGAGGGCAAGGATTAGCGTCCAAGGTCTTTACCGACTCTATTCCCTTTCTCAAAAAAGCAGGAGTTGCCCAATACCTGCTAGAGGTGTTGCAGCATAACACAGGAGCTGTTTCGGTATATCAAAAGTTGGGGTTTAAGGTAAGCAGGGAGTTCAACTACTTCGTACAGGCTACCTCAATGGTCAATATTCCCTCCAAAACGCTCGCTTCGGAGTACCATATTGGAAAAGCCAGCCTAGAGCAAAAGGAGATCTTTAGCACCTTTTACGACTTTACCCCCTCGTGGCAAAATGGATTCGAGGCTATAGTACGAAGAATCGAAGATTTTACAATTATCGGAGCATACAAAAACGCGCAGCTGGTTGGGTACTGCATCTATGAGCCCAACTCTGGAGATATAACGCAAATTGCAGTGGATAAAGATTTCCGCAGGCAGGGTATTGCGTCTGCACTACTCACCGAGGCCTTAACAGCGAATAGGCATAGCAACATAAAGGTTATAAATACCGAAATATCATGCACAAGCATCACCGCATTCCTCGGCTCGTTTGGAATACCTGTAAAAGGAACGCAGTTCGAGATGATAAGGGAGCTGTAACCTCAAGATAACACGTAGGCATTAACAGATGGTATGCTGCGCTTGGCATACTACCAAAGTACCTACTAGCATAAATACAAGCGTATGCTGCCAAGCTGGTAGCGCTTCTTGGATGAATATTTCAGCAAATAACATAAACTACAACATAAATTCTCATGAAACAATTACAACAACGAATTAAGCAAAACGCAACACTCTCGGTAATCACAGCAGTAGCTATTGGCTTTGCCATCTTTTTTATGAGCGGGGTACTGAAAGATCCCGTTTTTAGCCTACTCGATCAGCACCTACACCTACCTCCCTACTGGGGAAACGTTGTTCTCAAGTTCTTCATGCTTGTTCTCTCCATCGGAACCATTCTGCTGCTAAACAAAGGAAATCTTAAAAGCTACGGATTTCAACGATCTAAAAACATCCGATACATTCCGTTTGTACTAAAAGTATCAGCCATCAGCGCCGCTTCTTTTATCTTTTCCTTCCTAGTATTTATGGTTGTCCTATCCAACCTATTTCCAACCGCAAACCATCAAACATTCGAAAACGAAAACATTGTTGTCACGATCTTCACCGTATGGATATGGTCGAGCTTATGCGAGGAGGTTTTGGTGCGAGGTGTCGTACAGGGCTTTATTCAGCATCTTCGCCATATCAAAATATTCAAGCTAAGCCTCCCTGTAGTTGTGTCGGGCCTGTTTTTTGGAAGCTTGCATGCATTTCTATTTCTATTTATGAGCTGCTGGTTTGCCGCATTCATTGTTTTTGATACAATAGTGATGGGTATGGTAGCAGCCTACTATAGAGAAAAATCGGAAAGCATAATTCCAGCATTCTGGGTTCACTTTATTGCCAACGTAATTGGGTGTACGCCATTGCTCTTTAAGTTTATATTCTAAGATCTTCCTAAAATTAGAGGAACCATCGCAATTGGAGAGCACCAAATTATGCCGTCTGCAGTACCTTTGCAGCCATTAATAACACACTTCAACATGAAGAAAAAGATATTTATATTCCTTTTTGATGGCTTTTCTGACTGGGAGATAGCCTACCTTACACCCGAAATTAGAAAGAGCAGCACCTTCGAGCTAATCTACTTTTCGAAAGATGGCATGCCCGTAATTTCGATGGGAGGGCTACAGGTAGTACCAAGCCTAGCGCTAACCGAAATTGTCCCTCACGATGTAGATATGCTAATTCTTCCTGGAGGAACCGCTTGGGAAAAGGGCGATAATGAAGGAGTAACTCCTCTTGTGAAGTTGATTGTAGATTTAGGCAAGCCTGTAGCTGCCATTTGTGCAGCAACGGCCTATCTGGCCCAGCAGCAGCTGCTAGATAACCTAAAGCATACCAGCAACGATCTGTACTACCTAAAAGCAGTTGCCCCCGCATATTCCGGCGACTCCTTTTACACAAATGCTTTAGCCACCTCCGATAAAAATATAATTACAGCCAACGGCATAGCCCCCATCGAATTTGCAAGAGAGGTATTTACCATCTTAGGGTTATACCCAGAACAGGATATCGAGAAGTGGTTCCAACTTTTTAAAAATGGAGTTTGGAGCGAATAAACCCGACCACCTCAACGGCTAGCCCTAGTTTACTATAGAATTAGAGTAGCCCACAGAGCAATATTTTAAGCGCAGCTTTCGTAGCTGCGCTTCTGTTTTTGTGAATACCTCCATACAACATATATCAGGCTACCTCTTTTTGTTTTATATGGCTTGGCGCAAGCGCACTTCTTTTATACATTGCAAGCCTAAACACCAGCGTCGCATAGCCACATAGCGCACAGAAGTAAGTAATCTCCTAACAGAAGGTTACCACAACACCGTGCAGTCGGCTGGCTACGCCATTTGAAAATTAAACAAACCACCATGAGAAAAGAGTTGGCCATGCTTACCGCCGTAGGGAGCATCACCGCTTCGGGAGTATGCGGTACTAAGCCAAGCCTGCATGCTCCATCCGCCAACAACGGTAATGGCAGCCGCCCAAACATTCTATTCATCCTATCCGACGATCATACCTCCCAATCGTGGGGTATTTACGGAGGAATTCTCAGTCGCTACGTAAAAAACGACAACATTAAGCGTCTAGCCAACGAGGGTTGTGTGCTAGAGAATAGCTTTTGCACCAACTCCATCTCGGTTCCTAGCCGTGCCTCCATCCTAACAGGGAAGTATAGCCACCAAAATGGCGTTTACTCCCTCGACGATGCCCTATCGCCAGATAGCAGCAATATTGCCAAAACCATCCGCGAAAGCGGCTACCAAACGGCTCTATTTGGTAAGTGGCATCTTAAGCGCGAACCTAGCGGATTCGACCACTACGCGGTATTTCACGATCAAGGCGAATACCGCAACCCCGTATTTAAAACGGCCGACAGCTGGATTGACGATGACAAGGGGAATAACGGGAAAAGAGCCATTGGTTTCTCTACGGATTTGGTTACAGATAGCACCATCTGCTGGATTAAGCATCGCGATCAAAGCAAGCCCTTCCTTATGTTCTGCCACTTTAAGGCTACTCACGAGCCTTGGGACTATCCCGAACGCTTTGCCCATCTATACGACGATGTTGAGATTCCAGAACCAGCCAACCTTATGGAGTTTTTCCCTTCATCAACAAGTAGAACCTTTAAGGGACAAACCTTAGAAACTATTGGCCGAAACTGGGAGTATGCCTCTAAAGATCCCGACAAATGGTGGTGCAAATATCCAGGGTTGCCCTTTAGCACTCAAGGCATGGATAGCATTACCGCCCGTAAGAGAATATACCAGAAGTACATTAAGGACTACCTTCGCTGCGGTGCTACGGTAGACGACAACATCGGCAAGCTCCTTCGCTTCCTCGATGCCGAAGGTTTAAGCCGTAATACCATTGTTATCTACGTATCTGACCAAGGCTTCTTTTTAGGCGAGCACGGTTTCTACGACAAGCGTATCATGTACGAAGAGGCGCTTCGAATGCCGTTCGTTATTCGATATCCAAAAGAAATTCCTGCCGGAACGCGCAACCACGATAT from Alistipes sp. ZOR0009 encodes the following:
- a CDS encoding GNAT family N-acetyltransferase produces the protein MKELTSLENLSFDTLYSSFSKAFSDYEIQVSEQELRIMLSRRGFVPSLSFGLFDNEELVAFTLNGIGQFNGKKTAYDTGTGTLKEYRGQGLASKVFTDSIPFLKKAGVAQYLLEVLQHNTGAVSVYQKLGFKVSREFNYFVQATSMVNIPSKTLASEYHIGKASLEQKEIFSTFYDFTPSWQNGFEAIVRRIEDFTIIGAYKNAQLVGYCIYEPNSGDITQIAVDKDFRRQGIASALLTEALTANRHSNIKVINTEISCTSITAFLGSFGIPVKGTQFEMIREL
- a CDS encoding CPBP family intramembrane glutamic endopeptidase; amino-acid sequence: MKQLQQRIKQNATLSVITAVAIGFAIFFMSGVLKDPVFSLLDQHLHLPPYWGNVVLKFFMLVLSIGTILLLNKGNLKSYGFQRSKNIRYIPFVLKVSAISAASFIFSFLVFMVVLSNLFPTANHQTFENENIVVTIFTVWIWSSLCEEVLVRGVVQGFIQHLRHIKIFKLSLPVVVSGLFFGSLHAFLFLFMSCWFAAFIVFDTIVMGMVAAYYREKSESIIPAFWVHFIANVIGCTPLLFKFIF
- a CDS encoding type 1 glutamine amidotransferase family protein, translating into MKKKIFIFLFDGFSDWEIAYLTPEIRKSSTFELIYFSKDGMPVISMGGLQVVPSLALTEIVPHDVDMLILPGGTAWEKGDNEGVTPLVKLIVDLGKPVAAICAATAYLAQQQLLDNLKHTSNDLYYLKAVAPAYSGDSFYTNALATSDKNIITANGIAPIEFAREVFTILGLYPEQDIEKWFQLFKNGVWSE
- a CDS encoding sulfatase, with amino-acid sequence MRKELAMLTAVGSITASGVCGTKPSLHAPSANNGNGSRPNILFILSDDHTSQSWGIYGGILSRYVKNDNIKRLANEGCVLENSFCTNSISVPSRASILTGKYSHQNGVYSLDDALSPDSSNIAKTIRESGYQTALFGKWHLKREPSGFDHYAVFHDQGEYRNPVFKTADSWIDDDKGNNGKRAIGFSTDLVTDSTICWIKHRDQSKPFLMFCHFKATHEPWDYPERFAHLYDDVEIPEPANLMEFFPSSTSRTFKGQTLETIGRNWEYASKDPDKWWCKYPGLPFSTQGMDSITARKRIYQKYIKDYLRCGATVDDNIGKLLRFLDAEGLSRNTIVIYVSDQGFFLGEHGFYDKRIMYEEALRMPFVIRYPKEIPAGTRNHDIILNTDFAALLADYAQAKVPTGSNGRSFRENLKGKTPKGWRKSAYYRYWTHHDIRPAHMGIRNDRYKLIFFYGNRLSTTGSSSIPTTPTWEFYDLKMDPHENSNSYSNPKYTKQIKRMKQELLKQRQLCGDVDANDSTMRRIMDRYYW